From Methanobacterium veterum, the proteins below share one genomic window:
- a CDS encoding cysteine peptidase family C39 domain-containing protein: MNNLTKILVFISLFTMAIMFTGAVSAANCTGSSVNNIQASINDTPNDTIVVNNTNKSFHTSTKNLNDNISQKNTTGIIMANTDHNCGPAALATVVQNYFDINITQDQLATLAGTDGTGTTMYGLAQAAQSEGLFAYGMSLSVDKLQSGNIVYLTIGEGHYSVITNITNETVYLADPSIGNINMTMANFKAAYSGDALVITNNSNDKQLASGTILSNEEMQKIKGMRYTIDWPRTGLKILGCAGIGAGIATGNPGLIFAGVVTVYEAQWG, translated from the coding sequence ATGAATAATTTAACAAAAATTTTAGTTTTTATAAGCCTATTTACCATGGCAATTATGTTTACAGGGGCAGTATCTGCTGCCAACTGTACAGGAAGCTCTGTAAACAACATTCAAGCAAGTATAAACGATACACCTAATGATACAATTGTAGTTAATAATACCAATAAATCATTCCATACATCCACAAAAAATTTGAATGATAACATATCTCAGAAAAACACCACTGGAATCATAATGGCAAATACAGATCATAATTGTGGGCCTGCAGCACTTGCTACAGTTGTGCAAAATTACTTTGATATTAACATTACACAAGATCAACTTGCAACTCTTGCTGGAACAGATGGAACTGGAACAACAATGTATGGACTTGCTCAAGCAGCACAAAGTGAAGGTTTATTTGCATATGGAATGAGTTTATCGGTTGATAAGCTTCAATCAGGTAATATAGTGTATTTAACCATCGGAGAAGGACACTACAGTGTTATAACAAATATAACCAATGAAACAGTTTATCTTGCAGATCCGAGCATTGGAAACATTAACATGACTATGGCCAATTTTAAAGCAGCCTACAGTGGAGACGCATTAGTTATAACAAATAATTCAAACGATAAACAACTTGCTAGTGGTACAATATTGAGTAATGAAGAAATGCAAAAAATCAAAGGGATGAGATATACTATTGACTGGCCTCGTACGGGTTTGAAAATACTTGGATGTGCAGGTATAGGTGCAGGTATAGCTACTGGTAATCCCGGCCTTATATTTGCTGGTGTTGTTACTGTCTATGAAGCACAATGGGGGTGA